A single genomic interval of Hydractinia symbiolongicarpus strain clone_291-10 chromosome 8, HSymV2.1, whole genome shotgun sequence harbors:
- the LOC130655137 gene encoding uncharacterized protein LOC130655137 isoform X1 yields MSNGYINSNQITAHSSFNDVYLPFHGRLFSSVAWCGESGTYLEEYKLQWFQVRFTQNTRINGMAIQGDPNYYQNFIRRFKLQFSTNGTNWHKFDYGKEFTANVDNINVVYNWFTTPMIATYVRLYATLIERHNDSIAQPCLRVEFFGCSKSNTFLPLGMSTSIIKNSQLTQSTGANATAARLFYPGIGLYKQSTFPMYLQVDFVTIKAVTGISMEGVYQAFKKHFVKTYKLSYSNDSINFIRSNQVFKENTEVSAVFIPLWQPTLMKNMRITAISCAGHCSMKVEIYGYDLECSQIMNLSISVNNGASRTNMNIDSPTTWCLKGISDYVNVTFNKPIVISGIVLQGDSNTDGWVKTYKVQYGVRKNRFLENLIGVSERIFPLSVNWLNPHVVTSYLYIIATSCNHNKCCLRFQLKGCQLDLKKPHSIKASLSSSTITFTWKASTSQPLSVKYHLAISASKDYEHKHNFSFQTINTTTSALSFNVFNVNVAAARVQINITADIQGVTESAAPFNFYIQPKKPPPPGFTKINCLNETNNITSITLYRNITCITLTSSSDSNGPISYYEIVISTTRKSNLPTQLKKQKESELKNLDYFLAAMVYADDLSPDGIKYYFVEGKEYVDGLNARISTMEKYYLYARAVIYGNDISKHGFDNISYFGNLTQVTIERDSLKLLVPEIFVRNKTSVKLVKGPSNLRYMYIVIMKINRTVWQEKEPLLYKQINLKTYETADYDEPYIAGVFNKRQLLTVGDFVLGDNSTYTVSTSHAWKTNLVTEYRNGPLVDGETYAVFQRIQVKDVLSSTRWSRLFVYHSNSPTNYSPPSSNLLLIIGISVGAVTVLVILAIVVFVRFRKYTISNIEEIDSDSKGNSIQSKHKNDIVLNYRNLVKNDQDKLQECCKEVDVDVKNYIYYQDMEIKVQDCNHQNHDNADLQKHGDYYEEVKNVDQSNIYENAVMEVEYESCEDFVSHSLTNKECYEEVDIADKSDVYYQHMNIQDGEYQDLIASDLNNQEYYKEFHLAEKHDNYYQDMGIKIQEAQYQDLVDSDLNNQESYKELENCKNRVHYEDMTLTAQHEPMDKVEFSKFFTMQSNCDFEEIKKQIDLSIKNYEYFYFQDDATAVNEVTEIPSDDGQIGYSIFQHVQTDNSPDMWKIVFQKKFQIVVLIKPYDVLRSRKILDFSVGESRKHGNYNIYLHETKVLSDHTIEEVEILYGKLKHRFCLYEIMALPLKEYIDATEYLMNICRSLKQTALTSSKTKISFIDISGCGFDIILIIVIQNLIRMKKEENIDIYNTFNMIIRKVPLLNVCFEQYLLIHKVVWEIITHGNKYVLLRKLKEECNKGKKDIKGRCVIEKEFKELIDLQKSIKTTLIASSSPSNVSKNRFPEIVACDRKRVILSQRSDYINAVYVDSYEKRNAFIATQAPLKETVLDFWNMVAKENVTSIVMLYNFNEGKDAEYPVIWLVPNDNLEGISVKLVSEASHGVILLRYFLLTLKQVKRYVNIFQLTNWSLTKLPSVKNVISLIGELEKSQERLGGGTVVVTCSDGAYRTGTFIACKNALDQLKLEKGVDVFNILRCIRQSRPEFVLNKHQYGFIYEVVSTMF; encoded by the exons ATGTCTAATGGTTATATTAATTCCAACCAGATTACTGCGCATTCATCATTCAACGATGTTTATTTACCTTTCCATGGAAGATTATTTTCTTCAGTGGCATGGTGTGGGGAGAGTGGGACATATTTAGAAGAGTATAAATTACAATGGTTTCAG GTTCGTTTTACCCAAAACACAAGAATCAATGGGATGGCTATCCAAGGTGATCCAAATTATTACCAAAATTTTATCAGAAGATTTAAGCTTCAGTTTTCGACCAATGGAACTAATTGGCATAAATTTGACTATGGCAAG GAATTTACAGCAAACGTTGATAACATTAATGTTGTATACAACTGGTTTACTACACCAATGATTGCTACATATGTTCGTTTGTATGCAACACTTATAGAGAGACATAATGATTCTATAGCTCAACCGTGTTTAAGAGTGGAATTTTTTGGGTGTTCAAAGAGCA ACACTTTTTTGCCACTGGGTATGTCAACTAGCATCATAAAGAATTCACAACTAACACAAAGTACTGGAGCTAACGCAACAGCAGCAAGATTATTTTATCCTGGAATAGGGTTGTATAAACAGTCAACCTTTCCAATGTATTTGCAAGTTGATTTTGTGACAATTAAAGCTGTGACTGGTATATCCATGGAAGGTGTATATCAAgcttttaaaaagcattttgtTAAAACGTACAAATTGAGCTACTCAAATGATAGCATAAACTTTATCAGATCTAATCAG GTTTTTAAGGAAAATACAGAGGTATCTGCAGTTTTTATTCCTTTATGGCAACCAACACTAATGAAAAATATGAGAATAACAGCAATTAGCTGTGCAGGACATTGTAGTATGAAGGTTGAAATTTATGGTTATGATTTAg aaTGTTCACAGATTATGAATTTGAGTATATCTGTGAATAATGGTGCATCTAGAACAAATATGAATATTGACAGTCCAACTACATGGTGTTTAAAAGGCATTTCAGATTATGTTAATGTTACGTTTAACAAACCAATAGTGATCTCTGGAATTGTTTTGCAAGGAGATTCAAATACAGATGGCTGGGTGAAAACCTACAAAGTACAATATGGTGTGCGTAAAAATCGATTCCTTGAG AATCTAATTGGTGTATCTGAACGAATATTTCCATTATCTGTAAACTGGTTAAATCCTCACGTCGTAACCAGTTACTTGTATATCATTGCGACATCTTGTAACCATAATAAATGCTGTTTGAGATTCCAATTGAAAGGATGTCAATTAG ATCTCAAAAAGCCTCATTCCATAAAAGCAAGTTTGTCTTCATCTACAATCACATTTACTTGGAAGGCATCGACTTCACAACCTCTCTCAGTCAAATATCAT ctTGCAATATCAGCATCTAAGGATTATGAACATAAACacaacttttcttttcaaaCTATCAACACTACCACATCTGCTTTAAGTTTCAACGTTTTTAATGTTAACGTTGCAGCAGCTCGTGTTCAGATTAATATTACAGCAGATATTCAAGGCGTTACAGAATCTGCCGCACCGTTCAACTTTTACATTCAACCAAAAA AACCACCACCACCTGGATTTACTAAGATTAATTGTTTAAATGAAACTAACAACATTACGAGTATCACATTATATCGCAACATTACGTGTATAACATTGACTTCTTCGTCAGATAGTAATGGACCAATCAG CTATTACGAAATTGTGATATCAACTACGAGAAAGTCTAATCTACCAACTcagctaaaaaaacaaaaagaatcaGAGTTAAAGAATCTTGATTATTTTCTTGCTGCTATGGTGTATGCTGATGATCTGTCACCAGATGGTATAAAATATTACTTTGTGGAAGGCAAAGAGTACGTTGATGGCTTAAATGCAAGAATATCAACCATGGAGAAGTATTACCTGTATGCTCGAGCTGTAATATATGGAAAT gaTATCTCAAAACATGGATTTGACAATATCAGCTACTTTGGAAATTTAACTCAAGTTACAATTG aacGCGATTCCTTAAAGTTACTTGTGCCAGAGATATTTGTCAGAAACAAGACTTCAGTTAAGCTGGTCAAAGGACCGTCAAATTTAAG GTATATGTATATTGTCATCATGAAAATTAACAGGACAGTATGGCAGGAAAAGGAACCATTGTTGTATAAACAAATTAACTTGAAGACATATGAAACAGCAGATTATGACGAACCATACATAGCTGGTGTATTCAACAAAAGACAGTTGCTTACTGTTGGTGATTTTGTGTTAG GAGATAATTCAACCTATACGGTATCCACAAGTCATGCTTGGAAAACGAATTTGGTAACGGAGTATAGAAATGGTCCTTTAGTTGATGGAGAAACGTATGCTGTATTTCAGCGAATACAAGTGAAG GATGTGTTGTCTTCTACAAGATGGTCTAGATTATTCGTTTACCATAGCAATT ctCCAACAAATTACTCTCCTCCTTCTTCAAATCTCTTATTGATTATTGGCATTTCAGTGGGTGCGGTTACTGTATTAGTCATATTGGCAATAGTAGTTTTCGTTAG GTTTAGGAAATATACTATTTCAAATATAGAAGAGATTGATAGTGATAGTAAAGGGAACAGTATTCAGAGTAAACATAAAAACGACATAGTTTTGAATTACCGGAATCTTGTAAAAAACGACCAAGACAAACTTCAAGAATGCTGTAAAG aagTTGATGTTGATGTCAAAAATTACATATATTACCAAGACATGGAAATAAAAGTTCAAGATTGCAATCACCAAAATCATGACAATGCTGATTTACAAAAGCATGGAgattattatgaag AAGTCAAGAATGTTGACCAAAGTAACATTTATGAAAATGCGGTTATGGAAGTTGAATATGAAAGTTGTGAAGATTTTGTCAGCCATAGTCTAACCAATAAAGAATGTTACGAAG aaGTTGATATTGCTGATAAAAGTGATGTTTATTATCAACACATGAATATTCAAGATGGGGAGTATCAAGATCTTATAGCCAGTGATTTGAACAATCAAGAATATTATAAAG AATTTCATCTTGCTGAAAAACATGATAATTATTATCAAGACATGGGCATAAAAATTCAAGAAGCCCAGTATCAAGATCTTGTGGACAGTGATCTAAACAATCAAGAAAGTTATAAAG aacttgaaaattgtaaaaatcgCGTGCATTATGAAGACATGACTCTAACAGCCCAGCATGAACCTATGGATAAGGtggagttttcaaaattttttaccaTGCAGTCAAACTGTGACTTCGAAgagattaaaaaacaaatagatTTGTCAATAAAGAATTATGAGTATTTTTACTTCCAAGATGATGCTACAGCTGTGAATGAAGTAACTGAAATTCCATCGGATGATGGTCAAATTGGTTACAGTATATTTCAACATGTACAGACAGATAATTCACCTGATATGTGGAAAATTGTTTTCCAAAAGAAGTTTCAAATTGTTGTTCTTATCAAACCATATGATGTTTTACGATCACGGAAAATCCTTGATTTCTCAGTAGGAGAGTCAAGAAAACATGgaaattataatatatatttgcaTGAAACGAAGGTACTATCAGATCACACAATTGAAGAGGTAGAAATCCTCTATGGAAAGCTGAAACATAGATTTTGTTTATATGAAATTATGGCATTGCCGTTGAAGGAGTATATTGATGCGACAGAATATTTAATGAACATATGCAGATCCTTAAAGCAAACAGCTCTAACCtcaagcaaaacaaaaatttcttttattgacATTTCTGGTTGTGGATTTGACATTATTCTGATTATTGTCATTCAAAATTTGATAAgaatgaaaaaagaagaaaacattgATATTTATAACACCTTCAATATGATTATCCGTAAAGTTCCTTTATTGAATGTCTGCTTTGAACAGTATCTACTGATACATAAGGTGGTTTGGGAAATCATAACACATGGTAACAAATATGTGTTACTTAGAAAGTTGAAAGAAGAATGTAATAAAGGTAAGAAGGATATAAAAGGAAGATGTGTCattgaaaaagaatttaaagagTTAATTGATTTACAAAAGTCAATCAAAACAACTCTTATTGCTTCCTCAAGTCCTTCTAATGTCTCAAAAAACCGTTTTCCAGAAATAGTTGCAT GTGACAGAAAACGTGTTATTCTATCACAAAGATCAGATTACATAAATGCTGTGTATGTTGATAGTTATGAAAAAAGGAATGCTTTTATTGCAACACAAGCTCCATTAAAAGAAACCGTTCTGGATTTTTGGAACATGGTTGCAAAGGAGAATGTCACAAGCATTGTAATGTTGTATAATTTCAACGAAGGAAAGGATGCCGAGTATCCTGTGATTTGGTTAGTTCCAAATGATAATCTCGAAGGAATCTCAGTTAAATTGGTTTCTGAAGCATCACATGGTGTTATATTACTCAGATATTTtcttttaacactaaaacaa GTAAAACGTTACGTCAACATTTTCCAACTTACAAATTGGTCTCTTACCAAACTTCCAAGCGTTAAAAATGTTATATCGCTAATTGGTGAACTTGAAAAGTCTCAGGAAAGACTTGGTGGTGGTACCGTCGTAGTAACATGCAG TGATGGTGCATACCGAACTGGAACATTTATCGCTTGCAAGAATGCACTGGATCAATTGAAATTGGAGAAAGGTGTTGATGTGTTCAATATATTAAGATGTATAAGGCAAAGCCGACCAGAATTTGTGCTGAATAAG caTCAATATGGCTTTATTTATGAAGTTGTTAGCACAATGTTTTGA
- the LOC130655137 gene encoding uncharacterized protein LOC130655137 isoform X4 yields MSNGYINSNQITAHSSFNDVYLPFHGRLFSSVAWCGESGTYLEEYKLQWFQVRFTQNTRINGMAIQGDPNYYQNFIRRFKLQFSTNGTNWHKFDYGKEFTANVDNINVVYNWFTTPMIATYVRLYATLIERHNDSIAQPCLRVEFFGCSKSNTFLPLGMSTSIIKNSQLTQSTGANATAARLFYPGIGLYKQSTFPMYLQVDFVTIKAVTGISMEGVYQAFKKHFVKTYKLSYSNDSINFIRSNQVFKENTEVSAVFIPLWQPTLMKNMRITAISCAGHCSMKVEIYGYDLECSQIMNLSISVNNGASRTNMNIDSPTTWCLKGISDYVNVTFNKPIVISGIVLQGDSNTDGWVKTYKVQYGVRKNRFLENLIGVSERIFPLSVNWLNPHVVTSYLYIIATSCNHNKCCLRFQLKGCQLDLKKPHSIKASLSSSTITFTWKASTSQPLSVKYHLAISASKDYEHKHNFSFQTINTTTSALSFNVFNVNVAAARVQINITADIQGVTESAAPFNFYIQPKKPPPPGFTKINCLNETNNITSITLYRNITCITLTSSSDSNGPISYYEIVISTTRKSNLPTQLKKQKESELKNLDYFLAAMVYADDLSPDGIKYYFVEGKEYVDGLNARISTMEKYYLYARAVIYGNDISKHGFDNISYFGNLTQVTIERDSLKLLVPEIFVRNKTSVKLVKGPSNLRYMYIVIMKINRTVWQEKEPLLYKQINLKTYETADYDEPYIAGVFNKRQLLTVGDFVLGDNSTYTVSTSHAWKTNLVTEYRNGPLVDGETYAVFQRIQVKDVLSSTRWSRLFVYHSNSPTNYSPPSSNLLLIIGISVGAVTVLVILAIVVFVRFRKYTISNIEEIDSDSKGNSIQSKHKNDIVLNYRNLVKNDQDKLQECCKEVDVDVKNYIYYQDMEIKVQDCNHQNHDNADLQKHGDYYEEFHLAEKHDNYYQDMGIKIQEAQYQDLVDSDLNNQESYKELENCKNRVHYEDMTLTAQHEPMDKVEFSKFFTMQSNCDFEEIKKQIDLSIKNYEYFYFQDDATAVNEVTEIPSDDGQIGYSIFQHVQTDNSPDMWKIVFQKKFQIVVLIKPYDVLRSRKILDFSVGESRKHGNYNIYLHETKVLSDHTIEEVEILYGKLKHRFCLYEIMALPLKEYIDATEYLMNICRSLKQTALTSSKTKISFIDISGCGFDIILIIVIQNLIRMKKEENIDIYNTFNMIIRKVPLLNVCFEQYLLIHKVVWEIITHGNKYVLLRKLKEECNKGKKDIKGRCVIEKEFKELIDLQKSIKTTLIASSSPSNVSKNRFPEIVACDRKRVILSQRSDYINAVYVDSYEKRNAFIATQAPLKETVLDFWNMVAKENVTSIVMLYNFNEGKDAEYPVIWLVPNDNLEGISVKLVSEASHGVILLRYFLLTLKQVKRYVNIFQLTNWSLTKLPSVKNVISLIGELEKSQERLGGGTVVVTCSDGAYRTGTFIACKNALDQLKLEKGVDVFNILRCIRQSRPEFVLNKHQYGFIYEVVSTMF; encoded by the exons ATGTCTAATGGTTATATTAATTCCAACCAGATTACTGCGCATTCATCATTCAACGATGTTTATTTACCTTTCCATGGAAGATTATTTTCTTCAGTGGCATGGTGTGGGGAGAGTGGGACATATTTAGAAGAGTATAAATTACAATGGTTTCAG GTTCGTTTTACCCAAAACACAAGAATCAATGGGATGGCTATCCAAGGTGATCCAAATTATTACCAAAATTTTATCAGAAGATTTAAGCTTCAGTTTTCGACCAATGGAACTAATTGGCATAAATTTGACTATGGCAAG GAATTTACAGCAAACGTTGATAACATTAATGTTGTATACAACTGGTTTACTACACCAATGATTGCTACATATGTTCGTTTGTATGCAACACTTATAGAGAGACATAATGATTCTATAGCTCAACCGTGTTTAAGAGTGGAATTTTTTGGGTGTTCAAAGAGCA ACACTTTTTTGCCACTGGGTATGTCAACTAGCATCATAAAGAATTCACAACTAACACAAAGTACTGGAGCTAACGCAACAGCAGCAAGATTATTTTATCCTGGAATAGGGTTGTATAAACAGTCAACCTTTCCAATGTATTTGCAAGTTGATTTTGTGACAATTAAAGCTGTGACTGGTATATCCATGGAAGGTGTATATCAAgcttttaaaaagcattttgtTAAAACGTACAAATTGAGCTACTCAAATGATAGCATAAACTTTATCAGATCTAATCAG GTTTTTAAGGAAAATACAGAGGTATCTGCAGTTTTTATTCCTTTATGGCAACCAACACTAATGAAAAATATGAGAATAACAGCAATTAGCTGTGCAGGACATTGTAGTATGAAGGTTGAAATTTATGGTTATGATTTAg aaTGTTCACAGATTATGAATTTGAGTATATCTGTGAATAATGGTGCATCTAGAACAAATATGAATATTGACAGTCCAACTACATGGTGTTTAAAAGGCATTTCAGATTATGTTAATGTTACGTTTAACAAACCAATAGTGATCTCTGGAATTGTTTTGCAAGGAGATTCAAATACAGATGGCTGGGTGAAAACCTACAAAGTACAATATGGTGTGCGTAAAAATCGATTCCTTGAG AATCTAATTGGTGTATCTGAACGAATATTTCCATTATCTGTAAACTGGTTAAATCCTCACGTCGTAACCAGTTACTTGTATATCATTGCGACATCTTGTAACCATAATAAATGCTGTTTGAGATTCCAATTGAAAGGATGTCAATTAG ATCTCAAAAAGCCTCATTCCATAAAAGCAAGTTTGTCTTCATCTACAATCACATTTACTTGGAAGGCATCGACTTCACAACCTCTCTCAGTCAAATATCAT ctTGCAATATCAGCATCTAAGGATTATGAACATAAACacaacttttcttttcaaaCTATCAACACTACCACATCTGCTTTAAGTTTCAACGTTTTTAATGTTAACGTTGCAGCAGCTCGTGTTCAGATTAATATTACAGCAGATATTCAAGGCGTTACAGAATCTGCCGCACCGTTCAACTTTTACATTCAACCAAAAA AACCACCACCACCTGGATTTACTAAGATTAATTGTTTAAATGAAACTAACAACATTACGAGTATCACATTATATCGCAACATTACGTGTATAACATTGACTTCTTCGTCAGATAGTAATGGACCAATCAG CTATTACGAAATTGTGATATCAACTACGAGAAAGTCTAATCTACCAACTcagctaaaaaaacaaaaagaatcaGAGTTAAAGAATCTTGATTATTTTCTTGCTGCTATGGTGTATGCTGATGATCTGTCACCAGATGGTATAAAATATTACTTTGTGGAAGGCAAAGAGTACGTTGATGGCTTAAATGCAAGAATATCAACCATGGAGAAGTATTACCTGTATGCTCGAGCTGTAATATATGGAAAT gaTATCTCAAAACATGGATTTGACAATATCAGCTACTTTGGAAATTTAACTCAAGTTACAATTG aacGCGATTCCTTAAAGTTACTTGTGCCAGAGATATTTGTCAGAAACAAGACTTCAGTTAAGCTGGTCAAAGGACCGTCAAATTTAAG GTATATGTATATTGTCATCATGAAAATTAACAGGACAGTATGGCAGGAAAAGGAACCATTGTTGTATAAACAAATTAACTTGAAGACATATGAAACAGCAGATTATGACGAACCATACATAGCTGGTGTATTCAACAAAAGACAGTTGCTTACTGTTGGTGATTTTGTGTTAG GAGATAATTCAACCTATACGGTATCCACAAGTCATGCTTGGAAAACGAATTTGGTAACGGAGTATAGAAATGGTCCTTTAGTTGATGGAGAAACGTATGCTGTATTTCAGCGAATACAAGTGAAG GATGTGTTGTCTTCTACAAGATGGTCTAGATTATTCGTTTACCATAGCAATT ctCCAACAAATTACTCTCCTCCTTCTTCAAATCTCTTATTGATTATTGGCATTTCAGTGGGTGCGGTTACTGTATTAGTCATATTGGCAATAGTAGTTTTCGTTAG GTTTAGGAAATATACTATTTCAAATATAGAAGAGATTGATAGTGATAGTAAAGGGAACAGTATTCAGAGTAAACATAAAAACGACATAGTTTTGAATTACCGGAATCTTGTAAAAAACGACCAAGACAAACTTCAAGAATGCTGTAAAG aagTTGATGTTGATGTCAAAAATTACATATATTACCAAGACATGGAAATAAAAGTTCAAGATTGCAATCACCAAAATCATGACAATGCTGATTTACAAAAGCATGGAgattattatgaag AATTTCATCTTGCTGAAAAACATGATAATTATTATCAAGACATGGGCATAAAAATTCAAGAAGCCCAGTATCAAGATCTTGTGGACAGTGATCTAAACAATCAAGAAAGTTATAAAG aacttgaaaattgtaaaaatcgCGTGCATTATGAAGACATGACTCTAACAGCCCAGCATGAACCTATGGATAAGGtggagttttcaaaattttttaccaTGCAGTCAAACTGTGACTTCGAAgagattaaaaaacaaatagatTTGTCAATAAAGAATTATGAGTATTTTTACTTCCAAGATGATGCTACAGCTGTGAATGAAGTAACTGAAATTCCATCGGATGATGGTCAAATTGGTTACAGTATATTTCAACATGTACAGACAGATAATTCACCTGATATGTGGAAAATTGTTTTCCAAAAGAAGTTTCAAATTGTTGTTCTTATCAAACCATATGATGTTTTACGATCACGGAAAATCCTTGATTTCTCAGTAGGAGAGTCAAGAAAACATGgaaattataatatatatttgcaTGAAACGAAGGTACTATCAGATCACACAATTGAAGAGGTAGAAATCCTCTATGGAAAGCTGAAACATAGATTTTGTTTATATGAAATTATGGCATTGCCGTTGAAGGAGTATATTGATGCGACAGAATATTTAATGAACATATGCAGATCCTTAAAGCAAACAGCTCTAACCtcaagcaaaacaaaaatttcttttattgacATTTCTGGTTGTGGATTTGACATTATTCTGATTATTGTCATTCAAAATTTGATAAgaatgaaaaaagaagaaaacattgATATTTATAACACCTTCAATATGATTATCCGTAAAGTTCCTTTATTGAATGTCTGCTTTGAACAGTATCTACTGATACATAAGGTGGTTTGGGAAATCATAACACATGGTAACAAATATGTGTTACTTAGAAAGTTGAAAGAAGAATGTAATAAAGGTAAGAAGGATATAAAAGGAAGATGTGTCattgaaaaagaatttaaagagTTAATTGATTTACAAAAGTCAATCAAAACAACTCTTATTGCTTCCTCAAGTCCTTCTAATGTCTCAAAAAACCGTTTTCCAGAAATAGTTGCAT GTGACAGAAAACGTGTTATTCTATCACAAAGATCAGATTACATAAATGCTGTGTATGTTGATAGTTATGAAAAAAGGAATGCTTTTATTGCAACACAAGCTCCATTAAAAGAAACCGTTCTGGATTTTTGGAACATGGTTGCAAAGGAGAATGTCACAAGCATTGTAATGTTGTATAATTTCAACGAAGGAAAGGATGCCGAGTATCCTGTGATTTGGTTAGTTCCAAATGATAATCTCGAAGGAATCTCAGTTAAATTGGTTTCTGAAGCATCACATGGTGTTATATTACTCAGATATTTtcttttaacactaaaacaa GTAAAACGTTACGTCAACATTTTCCAACTTACAAATTGGTCTCTTACCAAACTTCCAAGCGTTAAAAATGTTATATCGCTAATTGGTGAACTTGAAAAGTCTCAGGAAAGACTTGGTGGTGGTACCGTCGTAGTAACATGCAG TGATGGTGCATACCGAACTGGAACATTTATCGCTTGCAAGAATGCACTGGATCAATTGAAATTGGAGAAAGGTGTTGATGTGTTCAATATATTAAGATGTATAAGGCAAAGCCGACCAGAATTTGTGCTGAATAAG caTCAATATGGCTTTATTTATGAAGTTGTTAGCACAATGTTTTGA